The following coding sequences lie in one Candidatus Nitrospira allomarina genomic window:
- a CDS encoding DUF2283 domain-containing protein, with protein MKLNYYPDTDSLYIDLTEHPSVESREVSEGIVLDYDAAGNLVGIDIDNASSKVHLKELTLNKLPASVHSIAE; from the coding sequence ATGAAATTGAACTATTACCCAGACACAGATTCACTCTACATCGATCTGACCGAACACCCCAGCGTAGAAAGCCGGGAAGTATCGGAGGGAATTGTCCTGGATTATGACGCTGCAGGCAATCTGGTAGGCATTGATATTGATAATGCGAGTTCCAAGGTACATCTCAAGGAATTAACCTTAAACAAACTGCCAGCTTCCGTGCATTCCATAGCCGAATAA
- a CDS encoding DUF433 domain-containing protein has product MNYHQHLIRDPQICGGELVIKGTRVTVRTILVSLAEGATIDEILKDFPTVTEPAVRAVIAFAATSAEEDLLLPSVPSIS; this is encoded by the coding sequence ATGAACTACCACCAGCACCTGATTCGTGATCCCCAAATCTGTGGGGGAGAATTAGTGATCAAAGGCACACGAGTGACCGTGCGCACCATTCTCGTAAGTTTGGCCGAAGGCGCCACCATCGACGAAATCCTCAAGGACTTTCCGACGGTGACAGAACCCGCTGTGCGTGCTGTCATCGCCTTTGCGGCCACATCAGCAGAAGAGGACCTCCTGTTACCCAGCGTACCGAGTATTTCGTAA
- a CDS encoding DUF5615 family PIN-like protein, which translates to MKLDENLPVRLARALEKLGHDTDTIPEEGLTGRSDLHIESPTPPPSLHSTTSEEGKNGQ; encoded by the coding sequence ATCAAACTCGATGAAAACCTTCCAGTTCGGCTTGCTCGTGCTCTGGAGAAACTGGGACATGATACCGATACCATTCCCGAAGAAGGCTTGACTGGCCGGAGTGATCTTCACATTGAGTCACCCACCCCCCCACCCTCGCTACACAGCACAACCTCGGAAGAAGGAAAGAATGGGCAATAA
- a CDS encoding DUF2283 domain-containing protein: MDKIKVIHDTVGHTLTVWLDDPALEHVCEETNEEVILIKDKAGHVIGFEKLHYTPSNSQKRLAVETVVQTGP, from the coding sequence ATGGACAAAATCAAAGTAATTCATGACACAGTGGGCCATACCTTAACAGTATGGTTAGATGATCCTGCCCTAGAGCATGTCTGCGAAGAAACGAATGAAGAAGTCATTCTCATAAAGGATAAAGCCGGTCATGTGATCGGGTTTGAAAAGCTTCATTACACACCTTCAAACTCACAAAAAAGACTTGCCGTTGAAACTGTAGTTCAGACCGGCCCTTAA
- a CDS encoding addiction module protein, with protein sequence MEPSPQKIIEDAMQLEPESRAFVAESLLQSLDFEEDFSLSEEWKHEIRRRCEEIDSGQAALIEGKKVLSQLRKKYPS encoded by the coding sequence ATGGAACCCAGTCCACAGAAAATCATTGAAGACGCCATGCAATTAGAACCCGAGAGTCGGGCCTTTGTTGCCGAATCTCTCTTACAAAGTTTGGATTTTGAGGAAGACTTTTCATTATCTGAGGAATGGAAGCACGAAATCCGAAGACGATGCGAAGAGATAGATAGTGGGCAAGCAGCCTTAATCGAGGGAAAGAAGGTGCTTTCTCAACTCCGTAAAAAATACCCTTCATGA
- a CDS encoding type II toxin-antitoxin system RelE/ParE family toxin, with translation MKQVYEVIWAEIAENDLQAIVSYLAEDSVPRALQILRKLTKSASRLYQAPMRGRIIPELHAQGVLQYRELIVSPWRIIYRISGHKVFVLSVLDSRQNIEDILLKRLLSI, from the coding sequence ATGAAACAGGTTTATGAGGTCATTTGGGCGGAAATTGCGGAAAATGACTTGCAGGCGATTGTTTCTTACCTCGCAGAAGACAGCGTTCCCCGGGCCTTGCAGATTCTCCGAAAACTTACCAAATCTGCTTCAAGACTCTATCAGGCGCCAATGCGAGGCCGAATTATCCCAGAACTCCATGCCCAAGGGGTGTTGCAATATCGTGAACTGATCGTGTCTCCATGGAGAATCATCTATCGAATTTCAGGGCACAAGGTTTTTGTTCTTTCTGTCCTTGACTCACGCCAGAATATCGAAGACATCCTGCTCAAGCGGCTCCTTTCTATATGA
- a CDS encoding type II toxin-antitoxin system Phd/YefM family antitoxin — protein MKITSDIKPITYLKANAAALLDQVNHTHRPVVITQNGEPKAVLQDPQSYEDMRNALGLLKLISQGEEDIKRGKTRTQAEVFKKLASRLQGR, from the coding sequence ATGAAAATTACGTCAGACATCAAACCGATTACTTATCTCAAAGCGAATGCGGCCGCGTTATTAGATCAAGTAAACCATACCCATCGCCCCGTCGTGATTACACAAAATGGTGAACCCAAGGCCGTCCTACAGGATCCCCAAAGCTATGAGGATATGAGAAATGCCCTTGGCCTGTTAAAGCTGATTTCACAAGGAGAAGAAGATATTAAACGGGGCAAGACTCGAACACAAGCTGAGGTATTCAAGAAATTAGCGTCTCGATTGCAGGGACGATGA
- a CDS encoding nucleotidyltransferase family protein: protein MTGQPIMQTIREQIEAKRDNILALAASHGAHNIRLFGSVLRGEATGRSDVDFLVQMDEGRTLLDLIGLSQDLEELLHCKVDVVTDRGISPYLKERITAEAAPL, encoded by the coding sequence ATGACCGGGCAACCTATCATGCAAACCATACGCGAACAAATCGAAGCGAAGCGCGACAACATTCTTGCTCTAGCGGCCTCGCATGGAGCTCACAACATTCGTCTATTCGGCTCCGTCCTCAGAGGCGAAGCCACTGGCCGAAGCGACGTCGATTTTCTCGTACAGATGGATGAGGGACGCACCCTGTTAGATTTGATAGGGCTGTCACAAGATCTGGAAGAACTCCTTCATTGCAAGGTCGATGTGGTAACCGACCGCGGGATCAGTCCATACCTCAAGGAACGCATTACTGCCGAAGCCGCTCCCCTATGA
- a CDS encoding HepT-like ribonuclease domain-containing protein produces the protein MKDDRMYLLHIRDALGNIREYTTPGREAFFNDRKTQDAVIRNLEIIGEAVKHMSASLKATHNTIAWKQIAGMRDRLIHDYFGVDLNLVWDVVASELPQLERKTNQILGHPEKPTGPNS, from the coding sequence ATGAAAGATGATCGTATGTATCTCCTCCACATCCGGGATGCTCTTGGCAATATTCGAGAGTATACGACACCCGGGCGTGAGGCGTTCTTTAACGACCGGAAAACTCAGGACGCAGTCATACGCAATTTAGAAATCATCGGCGAAGCGGTCAAGCATATGTCCGCGTCACTGAAAGCCACACACAACACCATCGCTTGGAAACAAATAGCCGGCATGCGAGACAGACTCATTCACGATTATTTTGGCGTCGACCTCAATCTTGTCTGGGATGTCGTGGCCAGCGAACTACCCCAACTTGAGCGCAAAACAAATCAGATTCTCGGCCATCCAGAAAAGCCGACCGGACCCAATTCATAA
- a CDS encoding nucleotide pyrophosphohydrolase, whose translation MKLESTIGHANPKSNELTFVDANELVRSFCEQRNWRQFHKPKDLAIGVVTEGAELLDLFRFKSELEVEALLSHKRTREMIADEMADVQFFLLRLSEITGINLGDALRKKIRKNRSKYPVKKAKGSNRKYNES comes from the coding sequence ATGAAATTAGAAAGTACTATTGGCCATGCAAACCCAAAAAGCAACGAGCTTACATTTGTTGATGCAAACGAACTCGTTCGCAGCTTTTGCGAGCAACGAAACTGGCGGCAGTTTCATAAGCCGAAAGACTTAGCTATTGGGGTTGTCACGGAAGGCGCAGAACTTCTCGACTTGTTCAGGTTTAAAAGTGAACTGGAAGTTGAAGCTCTACTTTCCCACAAACGGACACGGGAAATGATTGCGGATGAAATGGCTGATGTTCAGTTCTTTCTACTTCGATTAAGTGAAATAACCGGCATCAACTTAGGCGATGCCTTACGAAAAAAAATCAGAAAGAACCGAAGTAAGTACCCAGTGAAAAAAGCTAAGGGATCTAACCGAAAATATAACGAAAGCTGA
- a CDS encoding DNA/RNA helicase domain-containing protein gives MRLYSSTSVDFVSDANRNQIAEKLRRSFFESYRYNPSENEVRSWKNSLRAMSGVVTTAGLKDNGIMIEYQLPLTSKRLDFIITGQDQTGRENAAIVELKQWEKTKHNAGETLLTFIGGGERPVLHPSVQVGHYKMYLGDTHTAFHQEANPVHLSACSYLHNYQEIEEDPLFNSSFDTWLDQYPVFTMSKTDRLCEYLYAHTGKGKGDTILKKIESGNYKPSKKLMEHVAGVIEGEPSYVLLDEQLIVFERVLARSRRMEEQGKGVLIIKGGPGTGKSVIAINLMARLLRESRNVHYTTGSRAFTETLRKVIGRRGSTQFKYFNSYMGEEEELIDIMIADESHRIRTTSNSRFTPKGKRSNTSQIDELLSVSRLCVFFIDDAQIVRPNEIGSVDHIKRASEAQGIPYEEYQLEAQFRCGGSDGFLNWVDNTLEIRRTANIIWEGAEGFQFKIFDSPKALEDAIREKASKGNSARVVAGFCWKWSPARKDGTLEEDVVIGDFKRPWDAKPGAKKLAKGIPPAELWAYDPGGLDQVGCVYTAQGFEFDYVGVIFGRDLVYRFDDGGWKGDRKESADSVVKRSKESFVDLVKNTYRVLLSRGIKGCYVHFMDKETERFFKSRMDLQSTLEKAVTTDDWMPTIIEQPGEKAYREYLPLLALEAAAGYFGKESDTSPVGWVKVSGRKLNVRMFVAKVVGDSMAPKILDGTYCLFEYGPEGTRNGQIVLAEHKGFHEIDTNSSYSIKYYFSEKQVLEDSWTHRRIVLKPANKNYQEIEIPEERADEFRIVALYRGTINLDSVDT, from the coding sequence ATGCGACTCTATTCTTCTACCTCAGTTGACTTTGTAAGTGATGCGAATCGTAATCAGATCGCAGAAAAACTTCGACGGTCGTTTTTTGAATCCTACAGATATAATCCTTCTGAAAATGAAGTACGATCCTGGAAAAATTCATTGCGTGCCATGTCCGGGGTTGTGACTACAGCAGGACTTAAAGACAACGGCATCATGATCGAATACCAGTTGCCTCTGACCTCTAAAAGGCTTGATTTTATTATTACCGGGCAAGATCAAACAGGCCGCGAAAACGCGGCTATTGTTGAACTAAAACAATGGGAAAAGACCAAGCATAATGCAGGCGAGACACTTTTGACGTTTATAGGTGGAGGTGAGCGGCCTGTCCTTCATCCATCCGTTCAGGTAGGACATTATAAAATGTATCTGGGCGATACCCATACCGCATTTCATCAAGAAGCTAACCCTGTCCACCTCAGTGCCTGCTCCTATCTACACAACTATCAGGAAATTGAAGAAGATCCCTTGTTCAACTCTTCCTTTGATACGTGGTTAGATCAATACCCAGTATTTACCATGAGTAAGACTGATAGGTTATGCGAATACCTTTACGCCCACACAGGAAAAGGAAAAGGCGACACGATACTAAAAAAAATAGAATCGGGAAACTACAAGCCCAGCAAAAAGCTGATGGAACATGTTGCTGGTGTAATCGAAGGGGAACCTTCGTATGTGTTACTAGATGAGCAATTAATAGTGTTTGAAAGAGTATTGGCACGCTCAAGGCGAATGGAAGAACAGGGCAAAGGTGTTCTTATCATTAAGGGTGGTCCTGGGACAGGAAAATCAGTCATTGCGATCAACCTAATGGCAAGGCTCCTGCGCGAGAGCCGAAACGTCCATTACACAACAGGCTCTAGAGCTTTTACGGAAACACTACGAAAAGTTATAGGGCGCCGAGGATCAACCCAGTTTAAATATTTCAATAGTTATATGGGAGAAGAGGAAGAACTAATCGACATTATGATTGCGGACGAGTCCCATAGAATTAGGACGACAAGTAATAGTCGCTTTACTCCAAAGGGGAAACGTTCAAACACTTCCCAGATAGATGAACTCTTAAGCGTTTCCCGATTATGTGTGTTTTTTATAGACGACGCACAGATAGTTCGGCCCAACGAAATTGGCTCAGTAGATCACATAAAGCGTGCATCCGAAGCCCAGGGTATACCATACGAGGAATACCAGCTTGAGGCCCAATTCCGTTGCGGTGGTTCTGACGGATTTCTAAATTGGGTTGACAACACCTTAGAGATTCGGCGAACGGCGAATATCATCTGGGAGGGAGCGGAAGGCTTTCAGTTTAAAATCTTCGACAGTCCAAAAGCCTTAGAAGACGCGATTCGGGAGAAGGCATCCAAGGGAAATTCTGCCAGGGTAGTGGCTGGTTTCTGTTGGAAATGGTCCCCTGCACGAAAAGATGGAACCCTTGAAGAGGATGTTGTCATTGGGGACTTCAAACGCCCTTGGGATGCCAAACCTGGAGCCAAGAAACTCGCCAAGGGAATCCCCCCAGCCGAGCTATGGGCATATGATCCCGGGGGGCTTGATCAGGTTGGCTGCGTATACACTGCACAAGGTTTCGAGTTTGATTATGTCGGGGTCATTTTTGGGCGAGATTTAGTTTACAGATTTGATGATGGTGGTTGGAAAGGGGACAGGAAAGAGTCTGCAGATTCTGTGGTGAAGCGCTCCAAGGAAAGCTTTGTTGATCTCGTCAAGAATACTTATCGAGTTTTACTCAGCCGGGGAATAAAGGGCTGTTACGTCCACTTCATGGATAAGGAAACTGAACGTTTTTTTAAAAGTCGAATGGACTTACAGTCCACACTTGAAAAAGCTGTTACTACAGATGACTGGATGCCAACAATTATCGAACAGCCTGGGGAAAAGGCCTATAGAGAATATCTTCCTCTTTTGGCGCTTGAAGCTGCAGCAGGATACTTTGGGAAAGAAAGTGATACGAGCCCTGTTGGTTGGGTAAAAGTATCGGGCAGAAAGTTAAATGTTCGAATGTTTGTGGCAAAAGTTGTGGGGGATTCCATGGCTCCCAAGATTTTGGATGGGACTTATTGCCTTTTCGAATATGGCCCGGAAGGCACAAGGAATGGGCAGATTGTGCTAGCCGAACACAAGGGCTTTCATGAAATAGACACTAATTCCAGCTATTCGATCAAATACTACTTCTCTGAAAAACAAGTCCTAGAAGATAGTTGGACGCATCGAAGAATCGTCCTTAAGCCAGCAAACAAGAATTATCAAGAAATTGAAATTCCAGAAGAGCGGGCCGACGAATTTAGGATAGTTGCCCTTTACAGGGGAACTATCAATTTGGATTCGGTGGACACCTAA
- a CDS encoding HNH endonuclease has product MQDTANAIAELRPVVLQPEATLEEWEQRVERMIHNTPTLQETEKESLIQARRGQGMFRANVQRIERQCRITRVNRQEHLIASHCKPWRDSTNDERLDGENGLLLTPTIDHLFDKGFISFEGNGRLIISPVAHRPSLIKMSIDVDHDLNVGAFSEGQRRFLDYHRENVLRMAGPP; this is encoded by the coding sequence GTGCAGGATACAGCAAATGCTATCGCCGAGCTGAGGCCTGTTGTACTGCAACCCGAAGCAACCCTGGAGGAGTGGGAACAGAGGGTTGAGCGGATGATTCATAACACCCCGACACTACAGGAGACGGAAAAGGAATCGCTCATACAGGCTCGACGTGGGCAGGGCATGTTCCGGGCCAACGTTCAGCGGATTGAGAGGCAATGTCGGATTACCAGGGTCAATCGGCAGGAACATCTGATTGCCAGTCACTGCAAGCCCTGGCGCGACTCCACCAATGACGAGCGCCTGGACGGCGAAAACGGGCTGCTACTGACGCCAACCATCGACCACCTTTTCGATAAGGGCTTCATCTCATTTGAAGGTAACGGCAGGCTCATAATCTCGCCGGTGGCGCATCGGCCATCGCTGATTAAAATGAGTATCGATGTTGACCACGATTTGAACGTTGGTGCCTTTAGCGAAGGACAGCGTCGCTTCCTGGACTATCACCGGGAGAATGTTCTTCGCATGGCAGGGCCGCCCTAG
- a CDS encoding SIR2 family protein: MGKAPDLRENFNPPDEIIQAGLNGDLVFFVGAGASVLLGLPSWSGLATRTLDDLRQKGYLNYSEIEQLNDLDPKKQLSIAYSIAEDNKYKLDLTKHLTGKSEANSFYKAVNDIGCSCVTTNYDELLAPRFVDTKDGSTTAASINRVYEREKFFAKLLNEPGTVVHLHGAISKPETMIVTTKDYLEHYDHENVQEFLDELFEKKTILFLGYGLEEAEILEHILRRGSANPTSDRRRFALQGFFVSQKPLYEKLHTYYEKSFGVHLLGFVRDHENYKCLETIIKSWANEIEVRKPPLAADNDFMDEVLDGD, from the coding sequence ATGGGAAAAGCACCCGACTTACGAGAAAATTTCAATCCACCTGATGAAATCATTCAGGCTGGCTTGAATGGGGATCTGGTCTTTTTTGTAGGAGCTGGGGCATCCGTGCTACTTGGCCTGCCGTCATGGTCTGGACTGGCTACACGAACTCTCGATGATTTACGACAGAAGGGCTATTTGAACTATTCAGAAATTGAACAGCTAAATGACCTAGATCCCAAGAAGCAATTGTCAATTGCATACTCGATTGCTGAAGATAACAAATATAAATTAGACCTTACTAAGCACCTCACTGGTAAAAGTGAAGCCAATAGTTTCTATAAAGCTGTTAATGACATAGGCTGTTCTTGTGTAACAACAAACTATGACGAACTATTGGCCCCACGTTTCGTAGATACGAAAGATGGATCTACAACGGCTGCATCAATAAATCGAGTATATGAGAGAGAAAAGTTTTTCGCAAAATTGCTTAATGAGCCAGGAACAGTAGTTCATCTACATGGTGCTATTAGTAAACCAGAAACAATGATCGTGACAACTAAGGATTATCTTGAGCACTACGACCATGAAAATGTCCAAGAATTTCTGGATGAATTATTTGAAAAGAAGACCATTTTATTTCTTGGTTACGGTCTGGAAGAAGCGGAAATATTAGAACATATATTAAGAAGGGGGTCAGCAAACCCAACCAGTGATAGAAGACGTTTTGCGTTACAGGGATTTTTCGTAAGTCAAAAACCACTTTATGAAAAACTTCATACATATTACGAGAAATCATTTGGAGTACATCTATTAGGCTTTGTCCGCGATCACGAGAATTACAAATGTCTAGAGACGATTATAAAATCCTGGGCAAATGAAATTGAGGTAAGAAAGCCACCATTAGCTGCTGATAATGACTTTATGGATGAGGTTCTCGATGGTGACTAG
- a CDS encoding nucleoside deaminase has translation MRLAIVMAQKIPRYPFGAVIVRRTTGEILAKGYNRSSRNPTLHGEIDVINRCAAKHAPLDWITLDLYTTAEPCPMCQSAIEWAGIATVYFGTSIPFLQQHGWRQIDIRAEEVARRTPFRNTRVIGGILEQECNALFEAAQRDGLKE, from the coding sequence ATGCGCCTGGCGATTGTCATGGCGCAGAAGATCCCCCGGTATCCCTTCGGAGCCGTCATCGTTCGCCGGACAACTGGAGAGATTCTCGCGAAGGGGTACAACCGTTCTTCCCGCAACCCTACCCTCCACGGCGAAATCGATGTGATCAATCGTTGTGCGGCCAAGCATGCACCGCTGGATTGGATCACCCTCGATTTGTATACGACCGCTGAACCCTGTCCCATGTGTCAGAGTGCGATCGAGTGGGCAGGCATAGCCACGGTGTACTTTGGCACGTCGATTCCGTTTCTCCAACAACACGGGTGGAGGCAAATTGATATTCGGGCCGAGGAGGTGGCACGGAGGACTCCTTTTCGGAATACGAGAGTGATTGGGGGGATTTTGGAGCAGGAGTGTAATGCGTTGTTTGAGGCGGCACAGCGCGATGGGTTGAAGGAGTAG
- the katG gene encoding catalase/peroxidase HPI: MESDKGSGATLRPTSAGAWTNEDWWPNRLNLDILHQNPPMSNPLGENFNYAEEFNKLDLAAVKKDLETLMTTSQDWWPADYGHYGGLFIRMAWHSAGSYRIADGRGGASTGAQRFAPLNSWPDNANLDKARRLLWPIKQKYGNKISWADLMILAGNTALESMGFKTMGFAGGREDVWEPQADIYWGPEREWLADKRYTGDRNLQNPLAAVQMGLIYVNPEGPNGKPDPLAAAKDIRETFGRMAMNDEETVALIAGGHTLGKSHGAADPGKYVGAEPEAAGLEEQGLGWNNSYQTGKGGDTITSGLEGAWTFTPVQWSNGYFTNLYGYDWELVKGPGGAWQWTPKNKAGEGSVPDAHDPSKKHAPMMFTTDLALKMDPIYGPISKRFHDHPAELDQAFAKAWYKLIHRDMGPVSRLLGPWVAEPQLWQDPVPVVDHPLIGEQDIAHLKSTILASGLTIPELVSTAWASAATYRNSDKRGGANGARIRLAPQKEWEANQPAQLAKVLQTLEKMQQGFNQSQTGGKKVSLADMIVLGGSAAVEEAAKKAGHNIQVPFSPGRTDASQEMTDIKAFAPLEPTADGFRNYYGHGQDRRPEELLVDRAHLLTLTAPEMTVLVGGMRALNANVDHSRHGIFTKQPETLTNDFFVNLLDMNTIWQKSSEGEHVYEGRDRKTSEVKWTATAVDLVIGSNAQLRAIAEVYASADSKQKFIHDFVAAWTKVMNLDRFDLPPAQRTGTKTMTSR; this comes from the coding sequence AAACGTTAATGACGACGTCACAGGACTGGTGGCCGGCCGACTACGGCCATTATGGGGGACTCTTCATCCGCATGGCCTGGCACAGTGCCGGGTCGTATCGCATTGCCGACGGTCGCGGGGGCGCCTCCACCGGGGCACAGCGCTTTGCACCCCTCAACAGTTGGCCCGACAATGCCAACCTGGACAAGGCCCGCCGGCTGCTCTGGCCCATCAAACAGAAGTACGGCAATAAAATTTCCTGGGCCGACCTGATGATCCTGGCCGGGAACACCGCCCTGGAGTCGATGGGGTTTAAGACGATGGGCTTTGCCGGAGGGCGCGAGGACGTCTGGGAGCCGCAAGCGGATATTTACTGGGGACCTGAACGCGAGTGGCTGGCCGACAAGCGGTACACCGGCGATCGCAACCTCCAAAATCCGCTCGCCGCCGTGCAGATGGGCTTGATCTACGTCAATCCGGAAGGGCCCAACGGCAAGCCGGATCCGCTCGCCGCCGCCAAAGACATCCGGGAAACCTTCGGCCGCATGGCCATGAACGATGAAGAAACCGTGGCGCTCATCGCGGGCGGCCATACCCTTGGCAAATCCCACGGCGCCGCCGACCCGGGCAAGTATGTGGGGGCGGAACCGGAAGCGGCCGGACTCGAAGAGCAAGGCCTCGGCTGGAACAATTCCTATCAAACAGGCAAGGGCGGCGACACGATCACCAGCGGCCTGGAAGGGGCCTGGACGTTCACTCCGGTGCAATGGTCCAACGGCTACTTCACCAACCTCTACGGCTACGACTGGGAACTGGTGAAGGGTCCTGGCGGTGCGTGGCAGTGGACGCCCAAAAATAAAGCCGGGGAGGGATCGGTGCCGGATGCGCACGATCCGTCCAAAAAGCACGCCCCGATGATGTTCACCACGGACCTGGCACTCAAGATGGACCCCATCTATGGGCCCATATCCAAACGTTTTCATGACCACCCGGCAGAGTTAGATCAAGCCTTTGCCAAGGCGTGGTACAAACTGATTCATCGCGACATGGGGCCCGTCTCGCGGTTACTAGGCCCGTGGGTCGCTGAGCCGCAGTTGTGGCAGGACCCGGTTCCCGTGGTGGATCATCCCTTAATCGGGGAGCAGGACATCGCGCATCTCAAGAGCACGATTCTCGCATCAGGTCTCACCATACCGGAATTGGTCTCGACCGCCTGGGCGTCGGCGGCCACGTACCGGAATTCGGACAAACGGGGAGGCGCCAACGGAGCCCGCATTCGCCTCGCCCCGCAGAAGGAGTGGGAAGCCAATCAACCGGCCCAACTCGCGAAGGTCTTGCAGACACTTGAGAAGATGCAACAAGGCTTCAATCAGTCGCAAACCGGCGGGAAAAAGGTCTCGCTGGCTGATATGATTGTGCTGGGCGGGTCTGCCGCCGTTGAGGAAGCGGCGAAAAAGGCCGGGCATAACATTCAGGTGCCCTTCTCACCCGGGCGCACCGACGCATCGCAGGAGATGACCGATATAAAGGCCTTTGCCCCGCTGGAACCGACCGCCGACGGATTCCGCAATTACTACGGACATGGACAGGATCGCCGGCCGGAGGAGCTGTTGGTGGATCGTGCGCACCTCTTAACGCTCACCGCTCCCGAGATGACGGTGCTCGTCGGCGGCATGCGGGCTTTGAATGCCAACGTCGACCATTCCCGCCATGGGATCTTCACGAAACAGCCTGAAACCTTGACCAATGACTTCTTCGTGAACCTGCTGGACATGAACACGATCTGGCAAAAGTCTTCCGAAGGAGAGCACGTGTATGAAGGCCGGGACCGCAAGACGAGTGAGGTCAAATGGACGGCCACGGCCGTCGATCTCGTGATCGGTTCGAATGCGCAACTGCGGGCCATCGCGGAAGTGTATGCCAGTGCCGACTCGAAGCAGAAGTTTATCCATGACTTCGTGGCGGCCTGGACCAAGGTCATGAATCTCGATCGATTCGACCTCCCTCCGGCCCAGCGAACCGGAACAAAAACGATGACATCCCGCTAA